In Rhodamnia argentea isolate NSW1041297 chromosome 5, ASM2092103v1, whole genome shotgun sequence, the DNA window CTGAAGGATGCTGGGGGAGGGATGGTGGATGAAGCATTGGCGATCCTAGCGATCCTTGCGAGTCATCAAGAAGGAAAGATGGCAATCAGTCAAGCTGAGCCCATCCCTGTGCTGGTGGAGGTTATAAGGACCGGTTCGCCCCGGAATCGAGAGAATGCGGCGGCAGTGCTTTGGTCTCTGTGCTCGGGTGATCTAGAGCAGCTAAAATTTGCGAAAGATCTTGGAGCAGAGGAGGTACTGAAGGAACTAATGGAGAGTGGCACTGACCGTGCCAAGAGAAAAGCCGGGACTCTACTGGAGCTTATCCAACGAGCCGAGACAGCTCCTGATTTGTGACACGGGTTTCTGGTGAGAGTGGTTATGGAGTTGTTTAAAGAAACGTAAGGTACAGGGAAGAGTGTCGGGCGAAGAAAGATTCTTGCACGTATTAATTCCGTTTCATCATGTACATAATTTGATACCCGCACGGCAGTGTGCATGACAGGTTCGGTCCACGATTTTTCTACCCTCGCTGTTAAACTTCCCGGCCCCTGAGATAGTCGAAGACGCTACTCTTCCTTTTACCTCCGCGACCGCCACTTGCCTTAGAGAAACAAAGGTGAAAAGTCTACGTCGGGACAAAAACCTTTGCTCTCGCTGATTTCGACCTGGCAGTACAGGACACGTTCAGCGTGGACTGAGGAGGTCATTACACCAGGGAGGAGGGATCGGAAGAAACGCTGGATGAGTAAAATCCGTCATTCTTGTATAAGGGGTAGGGGCAACAAAGCAGCGTTTGGCTCTTCAGTGCCCTCAGCCTTTGTACAGGCTTAACACAAAAACGAAAGATGAGAGAACGAAACTAAATCTGTTCAACACTCTTGAGAATCCTTTTGAGTCAACCCTCTCGCACAAGCAAACCCGCGACCGTTCCGAAAATACTTCATTTTCATTTAGCACACTCTTTTTGTTGACGAATGAATGGAAGGAAAATAAACTCTGATTCCTCAGAGTAGAGAGCGCGTGAGCTAGAATGACGCTAGAATGTAAAGCCCTTTCCGTGCCGGGATAAATAGCCGCGAGGCCGGATAAGAGGGAAGTTGAAAAGCAGAGACCGGATGGCGCCCGTGCGATGCCTTTATGCCTCTACCTCACCTCAACTGAAAGATATCAGTCCCTCAGTCAAGAGGTGCGTTCCGTATATCAAGCTCCATATATCAGTCGAGCGCGATACTATCGCATGAAATGGCGGGGCTGATTCGTGTACAAGTTGTGATATAAAGCAAAGAATCGTGGCATCTACTTGGTCTTTACAATGGCGATTAAATCACATCCAAAAGATCAGAGTAGCACCCTATTGTTTCTCCGCCCGAGCCTTCTCGCCTCCACTCATATTAGCATGTGGAGTTCTCAGTTGCGACGACTTTAGCGGTCCAGTTTCTTTGAAGAGGAGGTTAACATTCTTTTCTCCTCACATAATCAAGATGAAAGCTGAGGGGGCAGAAAATAAATTACATGATCTCGAAAACCGCTCAATCATGAAATCTCGTATCACCTGCACAATACAAAATCGCAAAACTCTACTCGAGAGCATGACTGGACATCAGCGGAGAAAAGAATCATCAGTCAACCCATGCTCTGGACAAATGTTTCGGTCAGGGTTTGACCGCTGACTAGTTTTGTAGTGCCCACGATTATATCATATGCCATCCCCTCCTGCAGGCAAAACAGGGGAAATATTTAGTGTAATGAAATCATCGTGAAGACATTGCATGACTTGTAGCCAACTTAATACTTCCATCTTTAATGTCCCAACCGCTAATAGAAAAGCCACAGAAAGAACAAAGTGACCTAAACTAATTAGAATTGACAAAACGCCTCTTTCGTGCATTAGACTCTGCTTCAAGTTTTACAACTAGCAGCTTCAAGAACACCAATTTGACCCACTAACAGCCAGCGATTACAGACTGAACAATTACTTTTAAAATGAATTGCATAGGTTATCTGTACAATCTGCAAGAGAATACTGACAAATCCATAATTGACAACAAGCACCTGAGCACTGAGGAATCGTAGAGCAGAAATCTCAGCGAATGTTACTCCTCCCACGAAAACAACAAGTACCAAGGAGCGTCTTCCTCCAGTCGCTCTGGCAAATTGAAGTGTCATAAGAACTATAGTTGCGCCAGGATAttgtaaaaatttcaaagttatAGCATTTATTATGGACCAATTCTAAAGAAAGTACCACTTGCATATGTTTACTCTTTATCATTAGACCGGTCATGAAACTGTCTCACTGTGGACGGAGGCAAAAGAGActtggaaaagagagaaaaaacaaacTCTCCATACAGGATGCGTGGTAAACGATCAGACTATCTGATCAAGAAGATACCTTCTCCAGCATCATTAAAATTTTCCActaaaggaaagaggaaaatgagTTTTAATTTTAACTCTTCTGTTGATTGATAGGAGTAGGCATAATTTTTTGCTTGCGGCTATTATCTAGTCTCATGAgcgttcatcttcaaatttatACAGATAAGTCAACCAtgagatcaatttattttgctaGCTAAAGTAGTATCCTACTGCAAACTTAGTCAGAATAGTAACcatttaaaaagaaatcaaacagAGATGGTAAGTATTATTTCACCAAAATCCCAACCTACAAGCTGTacggaaaattgtaaaatcttACCTCCAAAATACCACCGAAGTTTATCTTGTGGCAACAAATtgcgaaaaggaaaataaagaaaacatgCCAACTTAAGCAGAGccatattgtttgaaataaatgGAAATTACTTGTCAACCGAAGCATCTTGCATCGAATCATATGATTGACTGCTTGCAAACCTACTCTGCAGACATAGCAGAAAGAATATCAGACAAACACACACGACGACACAAGCCCTCAATAGTTGACCCTCAAATAAATCTCAAGAAGACCCATCAAATTGCACAAAGGTACAGGACTGGCATCCACATGTTCCTGATGAAACAAATGCACATGGTCTCTTAGGATAAGAACTACGAAATaagccaaaaaaatcatccaataACAGCTAGAGTATGAAGCATGAACATAATCAGTGAGGAAAATGAAGTGAAGAAATAGCAGCAACCAAGAAACTTGGCAGAGAAATGATAAACGTAACATAGTACTTACTCTCTTTGATTCTGAATGGGGTCCTGGTAGCATTCTTAAGATCTCTTCAATGGGACGCCTACAAGTCATACATAAAATAAACTGTTGAGTAAGAAGTGGCTGAAGTGAGCTTctcgaaaatatgaaaatacaaaatactTGGGAAATGATGGGCTGAGCCTTTGGTTTTGGGTCATTAAAGCATATAAGTAATGTTTAAAACAGACACTATCAGCCAGTATATAATGACTAGAATTTAAACCAGGACAAAGATACTCGCTATTCCTAATACTAAAACCTTAAACTTGTGCACGATAACATCTCAAATTTGGATTCATCGAAAAAGGCTCACCATGCATCAATTGACTTCAACTTGCAAGCAAAACTGAAAAAGGCTCATGCAGATTTCTTTCTGTATTTTTGGGTCATTGAGGCTTATGTAGATTAAAGCAAGAAATTTATGGTATTTCTGGCATGGAAATAACAGAAGCTAAAAGGTAATCCAACTCACTGAATACAAAATATATGCGAGATTCATCAGATAAAAACTCACCAACCAGATCGAATAGCATTCTGAACAAGCCGAACGCTAAGCGGCGCATATCCAGAAAATACATAGGCAATATCATTGGGACTGCAGAATAGAGTAACTTCAAAACTCAGTCACAAGTGCAATGAGACaattgtgaaaaaaagaagaaggatagCTATCAAGCAAAAATCAATGGTAACAGCACAACGTGTTCAATGTGAAAAATTAGAACCAGAGAATGAGCTGAAGAATGATAGTACTTGGCTGTGTCAGTATCTTCAACTACGAGATGCAGAGCGCGTTTTATTGCCAGCCAATTGCTCTTTGACTCCTGCAGTATTGGACAAGACAGACCAATCAACATTTATTAATTGAATACCTTGTTAGAGGTAAAAGCACTTGGTGAAGAAATCATACCTGCTTTTTCAGCAGTCCAGCTTTTTCCAAATTGTTCAGTGTAGCCATGTGCTCAAAACCATAGCTATGAAGTAGCTCCCTCCTGAAACAAGATAATGATACTACCAAATTTAAACATGGGAAtactaaggctctgtttggaAAGTTCAAAAAAGGTGAGGGGATGAAAATTGGAGTGGAAAAtgagattttgaaatttctttgtgAGAGGGAAGGAGAAGGGGAAATTTAAAACTTTATCCTCAAATTTTCTTTCCCCACCCTTTCTCTAGCTTCCCAACTATagtgaaaagaacaaaaaactcaaaattggtaaaagtgtcgTACTTGCCttaaataatcaaaatgctTCTTCGGCAGCCCCCCATTTGTAATGGATAACAATATGAGCATTCGCAGGATGTCGATAAGAGGTTCCTGCTTATGGATCATTTCTTCAATGTACTCAAAGCAACTGCATTCGAATATTATATAACAGATAGCAAAAAGAAAGTTTAGTATGAGAAAACTCTGGCAGCAAGTAACAAAAAGAAAtctaaaggagaaaaaagaatcactcaTCAAAAACCAATTTCTTCCTCTTCAAAACGATGAAATTCTTTCACTTTAATCCCCGTAACTATCTATGGTTGTACATGTACGGGAAAAAACCAGTCCCACCAATCTATTCTATTGGAATAGGAAGCCAAATGGAAGAACATGGATCACTCAGAAATTATGTCTAATATAATGATATCAACCGCCATACATCCTCCATGGTAATTAAAATCAGATTATATGACATCAAAACAATAGAAGATAAATATATGAAGATGCAAATGTATGGGGCAGAGGAGGACCTTGGACTTGAGAGTATTGTCAGAGTAAGACAGGAGCAAAGATGTCATTTTCCATGCCTTAAGAGGAATACTTAGCCAGTAAAACCGAGTAAAATGCAACTTTCACTACAAAGGGATCTACAccttaacaaaataaaataaaaaaatagaaatttgtgAAAGAAAGTACATGCTGGGTTTTTCATAAGAGGTACATTCAAAGAATTAGCTTACATGTCATAACTCTGAGCCTCAACCATTGTGTGTTCCATGTCAAGTCGTGCAAGAAATGATGGCTTAGATGTGAAAGATGATAAATGCTGAGCGAGATTTATGTGCCTCTGAAAAGAGAAAGTAAAGCACAATAATATAATTGAACTCAAGCAATTAGCAAATGAGCAAAGGCCAAAATAAAAGGCAACAGTACTTACAGTCATTTCAGGTAGCGAATTGAGCTTCTTTACAAAATCCTTCAACTCTGAAACTGTCTGAGTCTGTATGCAGTGTGAGAAAACTTTTCAGATCATCTCTCAAGCTACACGAACTAAAAGCTTCTAGTGACAGACAATTACAGCTACAAAATATATATACGAAGGCTATCACATTCTGTCAGCGGAAAAAGGAACTAGAAGTCGACGATCCCTGAGGCCAGTGAAACATAGGCACATGTGATCAGAACGAAGTCGACTTACGGTAGTTGTCATCTCCGTATAATCTTGCTTCATTGATGTTGCTTTTTGACGTAAAACCTGCAAGCAAACTGCAGTTGGAACTAAGACATGGAACATCCAAGGACATGACCTCAAAGCAAAGATAGTACAATCATAGTACGAGGCAACATAAGATGATAAGTCAACCTGGACAACAACTTCGAAGTTGAGATCTCGTATCTCCTTGTAAAGCTTGTCACTAAAGTTCAAAACAGAAACAATTGTCACTGGATCAGGGAATATGAAAGGAGGATGGATGAACCTTTGACATTACCGAGCAAAAGAGAAGTGAAAACCAACACATGAATGCAACAtacttaatttctttttttttcccagctaAAAACAAACAAGGAACGATAAAGTAACTACACTACACAACACATGCAATGTATAAGCAGCTATATGAACTACAAGCAAGTGGATCACATAAAAAGTGCTTCTCAAAAGTAAGCCACGCAAATCAAATGCTAGGATGGCATAGTCTCGTCCAAACAGTATCTATCAGCTGAGGATATAATAGCTGCAGCAGCGGTAAGCTATATATCTCACCTAGAATTAAGTggaactttcatttttttgcccTCTTGTTGAACACCCATGATGGAGGCATCAAGCTCCACTGAACCATTGTTCACATGTAAAAACTGCCAAACTCGGAAGTGTTAGAGATAACTTACTGATATGACAATAAAGGAAAAACAGCACTTGCCTTCTGAATGTGTTCAAATAGCTATTAAAGCACATTTGCTAGCGTACAATGTCTAAATGTCCACGGTCAACCATTCGATGGTCAAACAACTCAGGTTTTGGCAAATACCAAAAAtacttcaaaaaagaaatatagaGTACAACCAACTGCAATTACTTCCTCTATATCACAACAGAACTCATTAGCATTCTTTTTGGATAAGTCAATCTGAACTATCGACAATAGTTTCAGCCTAATTTTTTCAGAGAAGTTTTCTGATAACATATATACACCTAATTCTTCAGGAAAAATCCATTAGTGATCATTCTACTTTGATGCAGCCTCCAACTggattcttgattttttatttcgcTGACTGAATGCATTACCTTTACTTGATTTGcaattgaataaaataaaagtgaagGGACTGTGTATACAACTAAGTTGGACTTTAGCAGCTAATTATGCATCTAAATTAAAGGTATTGAACCCTATTAGAGACTGCAAAAAGTACCAAACGTCAATTTACCTCGTCCAACAGTCCTTCATAGGTTAACTGAGAACACATGGGAGTAACCATGTCAACCTGCAACCAAAACGTTAAGCTTTTAATCACGCTTCCAGTATCAATCAGACATTGGTGTCACGTTTAAATGAAATCCATGAAACCGCATGATCTTGCAGTCAATGTCACATGATCTCTGAAGAGGATGCTCTTGGCAAAACAATTGCCCTGTCAGtcaccccccccccctccctcttttCCCCGCAGTGGACGGTTTGTGGCACATTCAGAAGCACATTTAACTAAATAGAAGACAATTCATCTTCCATAAGCCTAAAATTTGGGTTAAAATAGTCTGATCTGGTTCCTAAATCTTTACAAGTCTGCCAGAGCAGATCCTCCCAAGTTAGTGGAATATCTATGTCCTTGCACTTCATAATCATGAAATAATATTGTTCCTCCTCAAGTGAGAAATGATTGATTACAATTCGCCTCCAAAAGAACATAAATTAAAACTGGAACCGCAATTACCTCCCTATCAAGAAGAATAAGAGTATTTATCTCCGGCACCACAATCTGCAATAATATCAAGAAGACAAGTACACGGAATTAAAcagatggtatggctaaagtaCCACTAAGCTTACAAAAGCTATGCATTATTACATCAGATGAATTGACTGGTTCCTCTGCTTGCATCCGATTAAGTATGTCTGCGACTCGAACTGAGGCTTTGCCCTTAGCTCTGACATTCGGTATCACCCCGAAAGCAAACTGTCAATCAAATTACTCAACATCACAACAGGATCAGAAATCATCACGAGAGGATCACATCAATTCCCATGCAATTCATACAAGGAAGGAAAGAAGTAAATGCTGAAGCTCAAAAGCCTCTTATAATGGTATACATAACAATTTTACACCTCAAGCTTGTGAATGGCTTTCGCAATATGCCAGAGTGAGCTTGTATCACCATCGACTAGGCTCTCCTATCAAAgaggaaaaatgagaaaaagggaGTAAGTAGACAATCTTACTAGAAGGAATTCTATTGTGGTAGTGGTGCACATCAGCTAATGAACTAGAGTTTATCCATACTTTATAAGCAAGGTCCAGTTCGAATGATAGGATATCCTCGTCCAAAGGAATGAGGTATAACGGGTAGTCCCCAATGGTCAACAACTGATGAACTTTTTCCTCCTCAAAAATCTGCACAGCAAATGACAAACTTTACCAGTTACTCAGAAGAGAATATCGCTAGCAGTCATTTCATCCTTTGTGCATGGCAAAGATGCCAAATTTTCATACCTTCTCACAAGCTACAGCTCGGCGAGGAACAAAATAAACATAGTACTCCCTCTGAAACCCTTTCGATTGATCGTTGTGAATGTGCGAGCatataaatttcaaaagatcAAGTTGAGCCCGAACGAGGTAAACAATTTTGGTACATTCAGTTTGAATTGGTTCAGCGGAAAGATGCCTCAACTCCACGCCATGCTCCTGTCACAACAACCATCCATCAACTGAGCTCCAAGCAAGGATACATCATttctagaggtggcaaaatgggtctataaCCCATTTATTATTTAGAAACTTAATGCGTCATAAATAAgttttaaataggtcataagTAGATTaactaagaaaattataaaaaaaattagttttatatatatatatatatatatatatatatatatgtataagaAACCATTCTCTCTAAACTAGATTtcaatattgaagtgttttaacaatataggTCAGGTTGGGTATGGGCCACTAAATTTGTATAGCATGAAAAATAGACCAATacgggttaaatgggtcaatatgggttggacCATATTCGATCAGCCCCACCCGCTTGACACCTCTTATTCATTTGGAAGAAACTCAGTAAGTCAGAGCAGAGCATAATACAGAAGCCATATACTCTTCTTAGTTTCTCCACACATTGTAAGCCTTGATGCGAACGACGAATTCATTGTCCGTAGTGTTTTTTCCCCAGACAAACAAGAGTCATTGACCATAAACTATGCAACATCCTTGCCTTGAGAAGTGAAGTTTGGATGATTAGAGATAGCGAGCCACTGAGCTTCTGATCGACAACCAAACACTTCCTCCCCCGGATCTGAGAAAACACCAAAACTTCAACAAGTCATCATACAAATGAAAGCTCCAATTTCAAATACAAGCAAGCGCGACGGCTAAGGAACCAGAAATTGGACAGGAGCTGGACGCACAGCTATTGCAGAGAAAAAGCAGACTGCACATAATCGAGCTCAACGCGACGAGCTCAAAACAGAAGGACTCACGTTTTTCAGGATGGTTATGAGCTCCTTCTGCGACTGATCCCTGATTCCGACGAACGAAGcagaattaaaaaggaaaaaaaaaaaaaacacaacgcCGATGAGCAGAGTCGATCAAAAAACGAAGACATCGACCATGAGTCGGGAAAGCGATGAGTGCCTGATTGACGCGAGATTGATAGGAGCATTGTCCAGGTTCGGCATCTGAGCCATTCGAGCCGAAGAGAGAGAGTCGAATCGTCCCTGTTCAACCGCAGTGCCTCGTCGGAGGACAGATGATCatcagagagaagagagagagagagagagggagagagaggggaaagacGGCGACGACGATCATCTCAAGCCTCATTCGGGCTGGCAACGGACCTGGGCTTGTTCCTGTTGCCTTGCCGGGCTGGACTCGCTCCTCCTTTTGGGCCTCTTTCGGGTTGCGCCTATTTTGTTTATTCGTGGATCCTTCTCTCGTATTTTATTCAATGAGGGTCGGTTAGAAGGAGCATCCAACCCGAACTGGAACCGGACCATACCGTATCAAACCGGTCGAAACTGAGTGATTCTCGatttcacaatttttgaaatcgaaAATAactggtccggttcccaataCTTTGTGTGGAACGAGACCAAGCCCACGGAACTAGGTCATACTATGCCTccaatctttttcttcttcgtgGCATGGACAAACAGTCTCGTAGCAAGCTAATTGTTTCAATATGTTCTATTCAACTGATATGTATATCCATTGGATGCTTGTAGAAAGCCTACGGCACTGCGAACCGACCATGTGTTTTTGTTTGCTATGTTTAACTATTTACCGTGTTTTAATAGGATGTTTCAATAGGAAGTTACTAGCTACCCATGCGGTGCATGGGTTGTTCCGGGTTTCGTGATGTGTACCTATTCACCATCTTGAAATAGATCATCCCTAAGCAACGTCGCTAGAGACGTGTTGGTCACCACACGATTAGAGAATTGGGGGGCGTGATCactttagggaaaatttcaataagAGGatgaaatgctctcattttctcacaTAAAGACCCTCAAGgagacattgtttcaaataaatgtGTGATGTGCTctcattttttgcaaataagaatattaagTGGACCTTGTTTCAAGTGAGGGTTTAACCTTCCCGGCCGGTAAGaacattttcgtctttttcttttcttttctttttgtcaatggCCGACCTAGAGAGGGTTGGGCGAGGGTTGCTCTTGCTAGCCACGGGGGAGGCCGGTCTTCGCCGGATCTGAGTAAGGGTCGCCACTAGGCCCTCGCCAACgatagtaaagaaaaaaaaaagaaatgagaaaaaatagaataaaatcatttaaaattaCAATTATTTTTGGATGGAAATGCTCTTGACCGgcgaaaatatttaattggccAATGAGGTCATGCCATTATTTGGAATTATCATGACTACTTCGGactcttaattgaaaaaaatgaaagcgcttcatatcattatttgaaaaaaaaaagaccgagagaatttcaagcccttatttggaatattCTCCCCGCTTTATTAATTGTGGTCATGGATACGCACGACATGATAAGCAAAACGACGGGAGGGAAGCTCTCAATCCCACCGCCGGAACTTTCTAAGGAAAGGCTAAAGACTCCTGAAAATGAACTGGACACATTATGATTCTTAAATTCACATCAAAGGCCACGGACGGCGACAAGTGAAACTCGGTTACGCATTCAACGTCGGGCCGCCCATTTTCaaagtaataaataaaaagagggaGGAGGGCGGTGGGTGGCTCACGAGCCATGAGGCCCATGACCACTGCCCCGCGCCCCCTCGGGCCCACCGCTTGTAAATTACTCTTGCATCCCTATCTTGTTCGAAAATTTAGAATATTCCCGTCACATGGCATTCGTCGGGcgcgtttggttcagctttcctAAAAAACTTTAGAGGTCCAAAGTCCATTTGAAAAAACATATATAAGGTGTTTGATGAGTGTTTTTGAAACTCCATTAGCCAAATGCTAGTATTTGAAATGCTGGGAAAAGCTAAAAGCTCAAGGCAGATAGGGACCTATTTTGGACTTTGAGCATTTTCGTCACCTCACTTGGCGATAATAAGCCACCAACACCAACGAGCCCCCTTGTATCGATCCCGCGTCGCTCGACCACCAAATGAACGAGCCACTTGTGATCGTCGCCGACCCAATCAAGCTCAATCGATTGTCAAGCGAGCCCAAGGTCCAATATCTAGGGCTCGAACAACTCTAGATTCGAGATTAGAGGTCGAGTTGAGTACGGCTAAATTCGAGAGGAGGGATCGAGATTCGttgctctcttttcttttctttttttcactttaaagtgtttttttttttttttgctttacaAAGAAATATATCAAAAGACACATACCAAACAGTCTTACATTTCCTCGAAGCTATTTAGGCTAAAGACATTTACATTTAACCAAGGACATTCCCCAAATGCCGAATCCACATGTCATGAATTAGTGAAAAAAGGTTTATTAAAGGAAAGTACtctcttggaccaaaaaaaaaggaaagtactCTTAAGTTTTTTGTCGGTAGAAATTAATCCTTATACATAAATGGTTGAATTAATGACACATGTATTTTATTATCTCTATAATAAATGTAGGATGAGTttatttaacgaaaaataaatgactttgaatatttttaaatatgctCATTTGTATCGCTTCGATAAATTACtgagtgaaaaatatttgtataGTTTAtgataatatttagatataaattattattgacaaaaaaagtattttaaaaaatacgaaCGATAATTTTAATgagatttttttcataaaacctTCATTTTTTCGCGAAAGGAATACAGCTGCAATGAAAGCGTAAATTTCTTTGGAAATGGGAAGTGGTATTATGGTGATATAATATTACAAGAT includes these proteins:
- the LOC115752797 gene encoding vacuolar protein-sorting-associated protein 33 homolog, yielding MAQMPNLDNAPINLASIRDQSQKELITILKNIRGRKCLVVDQKLSGSLSLIIQTSLLKEHGVELRHLSAEPIQTECTKIVYLVRAQLDLLKFICSHIHNDQSKGFQREYYVYFVPRRAVACEKIFEEEKVHQLLTIGDYPLYLIPLDEDILSFELDLAYKESLVDGDTSSLWHIAKAIHKLEFAFGVIPNVRAKGKASVRVADILNRMQAEEPVNSSDIVVPEINTLILLDREVDMVTPMCSQLTYEGLLDEFLHVNNGSVELDASIMGVQQEGKKMKVPLNSSDKLYKEIRDLNFEVVVQVLRQKATSMKQDYTEMTTTTQTVSELKDFVKKLNSLPEMTRHINLAQHLSSFTSKPSFLARLDMEHTMVEAQSYDICFEYIEEMIHKQEPLIDILRMLILLSITNGGLPKKHFDYLRRELLHSYGFEHMATLNNLEKAGLLKKQESKSNWLAIKRALHLVVEDTDTANPNDIAYVFSGYAPLSVRLVQNAIRSGWRPIEEILRMLPGPHSESKRSRFASSQSYDSMQDASVDKATGGRRSLVLVVFVGGVTFAEISALRFLSAQEGMAYDIIVGTTKLVSGQTLTETFVQSMG